From Streptomyces sp. NBC_00683, one genomic window encodes:
- a CDS encoding CDP-glycerol glycerophosphotransferase family protein, producing the protein MKPLLSVVVPVHNVEEYLEECLASLAGQTLDALEVVLVDDGSTDASRRIAEDFARRDPRFRCVHQPNAGLSAARNTGVARTTPGVPYLAFADSDDIVVHDAYERMVASLESTGSDLATGNVWRLNEQGRQQAWQYRWLTADRPRTHISRDSRLLSDRVAWNKVFRRSFWDRHAFTFPVGKLYEDTPVMIPAHYLAGSVDVLREHVYYWRVREGSITRRRTDVKGVRDRIEACEQVSAFLAGRDPVQQRRYDASCLRDDFVYFLEGLTMGGPAYRTAFMAGAGSFLDRAGSAAPAGLPAEARIRWQLVRERRLDDLLAVLAFERNDGAGTFAVEGLPGRRRAVHPGVAGSIGARLGRGDLPAVARLVEASWGEDGKLTLRGYAYIRNLPAEAARHSLKTGVLRTAGSRRLRAVPVRTVRMPRATADSGQELHCYDYAGFDMVLDPERLGPGSRMVGVVVAGHGVVRRAALRAVDAAAAQPLVHDLGDGRRAVLGYRDGRLELTVTRLPALALAHDGGRDALELTGRLYGTARPTALVLTRDGAAERSVPVRCGDGGLFTVRIPLAELAAEPAGAHRTPREVTPEPGTRWRAALVTGGARVPLAAAPDLPPPALADAAGHLALDVTGHPLVDHAEPVPGGGLVVEGSPYAPGALVLRHGTLGETVAVPAERRGDRFAALLPRPPREGDWEVHLDGRPLRVGAALAARLPVRAASAGAAPGPTAGSTPGFRLDRRHGDRLTVHAEPALGESERGAYRQGRLRTAHYPAQRGLPLRDAILYTGGDSPRAVHAELVRRSTDVEHLWVTDGSAAGADRVPPTAVPVVAHGTAWYEALARARRIVTDGPLPPWFERRPEQTVVQTWHGTPLGRFGLDLADTLYADHQDLASLAHRSAQWSVLVSPSRFATPHLRRALAYGGEVLEAGSPANDLLFAAGRDKTAERVRRQLGIPEGHRVVLYAPTYRDHLAHAPGSLPAGSPRLYRWEPALDLPALVRSLDGRTTVLVSRHPRVTGSLPAGPALRDVSAHPCTAELLLIADVLVTDYTGLVFDFALTGRPVLFHTYDLEHYRDTVRGFCLDFETRAPGPLLVTTDEVAQALRATPASAALHADAQESFRREHCDLDDGGAAGRVADRLLDSGA; encoded by the coding sequence ATGAAGCCACTCCTCAGCGTCGTCGTCCCCGTGCACAACGTCGAGGAGTACCTGGAGGAGTGCCTCGCCTCCCTGGCCGGCCAGACCCTCGACGCGCTCGAAGTGGTGCTCGTCGACGACGGATCGACGGACGCCAGCCGCCGGATCGCGGAGGACTTCGCCCGCCGGGACCCGCGCTTCCGCTGCGTCCACCAGCCCAACGCGGGGCTGAGCGCCGCCCGCAACACGGGGGTTGCCCGCACCACCCCTGGCGTCCCCTACCTGGCGTTCGCCGACAGCGACGACATCGTCGTGCACGATGCGTACGAACGGATGGTGGCCTCCCTGGAGTCGACCGGCTCGGACCTGGCGACGGGCAATGTGTGGCGGCTCAACGAGCAGGGAAGGCAGCAGGCCTGGCAGTACCGGTGGCTGACCGCCGACCGCCCCCGTACCCACATCTCCCGCGACTCCCGGCTGCTGTCCGACCGGGTCGCCTGGAACAAGGTGTTCCGCCGTTCCTTCTGGGACCGGCACGCGTTCACGTTCCCGGTGGGCAAGCTCTACGAGGACACCCCCGTGATGATCCCGGCGCACTACCTCGCCGGATCGGTGGATGTGCTGCGCGAACACGTCTACTACTGGCGGGTGCGGGAAGGGTCGATCACCCGGCGGCGTACGGACGTGAAGGGCGTACGGGACCGGATCGAGGCCTGTGAGCAAGTCAGCGCGTTCCTGGCGGGACGCGACCCCGTGCAGCAGCGGCGGTACGACGCGTCCTGTCTGCGCGACGACTTCGTCTACTTCCTGGAGGGGCTCACGATGGGCGGCCCCGCCTACCGCACGGCGTTCATGGCCGGCGCGGGCTCCTTCCTCGACCGTGCGGGCAGCGCCGCGCCGGCCGGGCTGCCGGCCGAGGCCCGCATCAGGTGGCAGCTGGTGCGCGAGCGCAGGCTGGACGACCTGCTGGCCGTCCTCGCCTTCGAACGGAACGACGGAGCGGGGACGTTCGCGGTGGAGGGGCTGCCGGGGAGGCGCCGGGCGGTCCACCCGGGGGTCGCCGGCAGCATCGGCGCACGGCTGGGCCGGGGCGATCTCCCCGCGGTGGCGCGGCTGGTGGAGGCCTCCTGGGGCGAGGACGGGAAGCTGACACTCCGCGGGTACGCGTACATCCGCAACCTCCCGGCCGAGGCGGCCCGGCACTCGCTGAAGACGGGAGTGCTCCGTACGGCCGGAAGCAGACGGCTGCGTGCCGTGCCCGTACGCACGGTCCGGATGCCCCGGGCGACCGCCGACTCCGGTCAGGAACTGCACTGTTACGACTACGCGGGCTTCGACATGGTCCTGGACCCGGAGCGGCTGGGGCCCGGCAGCCGGATGGTGGGCGTGGTGGTGGCCGGACACGGCGTCGTGCGGCGGGCGGCCCTGCGCGCGGTGGACGCCGCAGCCGCCCAGCCGCTCGTCCACGACCTGGGGGACGGGCGGCGGGCGGTGCTCGGCTACCGGGACGGCAGGCTCGAACTGACCGTGACGCGGCTGCCCGCCCTGGCCCTCGCGCACGACGGCGGGCGCGACGCCCTGGAGCTGACCGGGCGGCTGTACGGGACCGCCCGGCCGACCGCCCTCGTACTGACCCGGGACGGGGCGGCCGAGCGCAGCGTCCCCGTGCGGTGCGGGGACGGCGGCCTGTTCACCGTCCGCATCCCCCTCGCAGAGCTGGCCGCCGAGCCGGCCGGTGCGCACCGCACCCCTCGCGAGGTGACCCCGGAGCCGGGAACCCGGTGGCGCGCCGCCCTCGTGACGGGCGGCGCCCGGGTCCCCCTCGCCGCTGCCCCGGACCTTCCGCCCCCGGCCCTCGCGGACGCGGCGGGCCACCTGGCGCTCGATGTGACCGGTCACCCGCTCGTGGACCACGCGGAGCCCGTGCCGGGCGGCGGACTGGTCGTCGAGGGGTCCCCGTACGCCCCCGGGGCGCTCGTCCTGCGGCACGGCACCCTGGGCGAGACGGTGGCCGTCCCCGCCGAACGGCGGGGCGACCGGTTCGCCGCGCTGCTCCCCCGCCCGCCCCGTGAGGGCGACTGGGAGGTGCACCTGGACGGCCGGCCCCTACGTGTGGGGGCCGCGCTCGCGGCCCGGCTGCCGGTCCGAGCCGCCAGCGCCGGGGCCGCCCCCGGGCCGACGGCCGGGTCCACCCCCGGGTTCCGGCTCGACCGCCGTCACGGCGACCGGCTGACCGTGCACGCGGAACCGGCGCTCGGCGAGTCCGAGCGGGGCGCGTACCGCCAGGGCCGTCTGCGTACGGCGCACTACCCGGCGCAGCGCGGGCTGCCGCTCCGGGACGCCATCCTGTACACCGGCGGTGACTCCCCACGTGCCGTGCACGCCGAGCTCGTACGTCGGAGCACCGATGTCGAGCACCTCTGGGTCACCGACGGATCCGCCGCGGGCGCCGACCGGGTACCGCCCACCGCCGTGCCCGTCGTTGCGCACGGCACCGCCTGGTACGAGGCGCTGGCGCGGGCCCGCCGGATCGTCACCGACGGTCCGCTGCCCCCGTGGTTCGAGCGCCGTCCGGAGCAGACGGTCGTACAGACCTGGCACGGCACCCCGCTGGGCCGGTTCGGTCTGGACCTGGCCGACACCCTGTACGCCGACCACCAGGACCTCGCCTCGCTGGCGCACCGCTCCGCCCAGTGGTCGGTCCTGGTCTCCCCCAGCCGCTTCGCCACCCCGCACCTGCGGCGCGCCCTGGCCTACGGCGGCGAGGTCCTGGAGGCGGGTTCACCCGCCAACGACCTGCTGTTCGCGGCAGGCCGGGACAAGACCGCCGAACGGGTACGCCGACAGCTCGGCATCCCGGAGGGCCACCGCGTGGTGCTGTACGCCCCGACGTACCGCGACCATCTCGCCCACGCGCCGGGCAGCCTCCCGGCCGGCTCGCCCCGGCTGTACCGCTGGGAGCCCGCGCTGGACCTGCCGGCGCTGGTGCGGTCGCTCGACGGCCGCACCACGGTCCTGGTCAGCAGGCATCCGCGGGTGACGGGCAGCCTGCCGGCCGGCCCGGCGCTGCGCGACGTCTCCGCGCACCCGTGCACCGCGGAGCTGCTACTGATCGCCGATGTCCTGGTCACCGACTACACGGGCCTGGTGTTCGACTTCGCACTCACCGGCCGCCCGGTGCTCTTCCACACCTACGACCTGGAGCACTACCGGGACACCGTGCGCGGCTTCTGCCTGGACTTCGAGACCCGTGCGCCGGGCCCCCTGCTCGTCACCACGGACGAGGTGGCCCAGGCCCTGCGGGCCACCCCGGCGTCGGCCGCCCTGCACGCGGACGCGCAGGAGAGCTTCCGGCGGGAACACTGCGACCTGGACGACGGCGGGGCGGCGGGCCGGGTCGCGGACCGGCTGCTCGACAGCGGCGCCTGA
- a CDS encoding TetR/AcrR family transcriptional regulator, with the protein MTTERGTRRRTPAGAAVLREDVTDAIRGAVFEELAAVGFARMSIEGIARRAGVGKTAVYRRWKSKLHLVLDLVAAVAAQGMPAPATGSLYGDVRAVLELAAYALRHPVASQVIPDLLVEAARNPEISDAIKAALLDQQQGMAAVVVRAAVARGELPEGSDPDRALDLIVGPLYWRLVVVRGDLPKGYLDDLAASAVRALKA; encoded by the coding sequence ATGACCACCGAACGGGGAACCAGGCGCCGCACCCCGGCAGGCGCCGCTGTGCTGCGCGAGGACGTGACCGACGCCATCCGCGGCGCCGTCTTCGAGGAGCTCGCCGCGGTGGGTTTCGCGCGGATGTCCATCGAGGGCATCGCCCGGCGCGCGGGCGTCGGCAAGACCGCCGTCTACCGCCGCTGGAAGTCCAAGCTCCACCTTGTCCTGGACCTGGTCGCGGCGGTCGCCGCGCAGGGGATGCCCGCACCGGCGACCGGTTCGCTGTACGGGGACGTGCGCGCCGTGCTCGAACTCGCCGCGTACGCCCTGCGCCACCCCGTCGCCTCGCAGGTGATCCCGGACCTGCTGGTCGAGGCGGCACGCAACCCGGAGATCTCGGACGCCATCAAGGCCGCCCTGCTGGACCAGCAGCAGGGCATGGCCGCCGTTGTCGTACGGGCGGCAGTGGCCAGGGGCGAACTGCCCGAGGGCAGCGATCCGGACCGGGCGCTGGACCTGATCGTCGGGCCGCTCTACTGGCGCCTCGTCGTGGTCCGCGGCGATCTGCCCAAGGGGTACCTCGACGACCTCGCTGCATCGGCGGTCCGGGCGCTCAAGGCCTGA
- a CDS encoding ABC transporter permease, whose amino-acid sequence MVSQTAAPPAPVDPASPLLLPVHAPGELAALAARHGLTVSGARPSLGEYVRQLWGRRHFITAFATAKLTAQYSQAKLGQIWQIMTPLLNATVYYFIFGVLMNTKHGVPDYVPFLVTGVFIWTFTSSSITAGTRAISGNTGLVRALHFPRASLPIALALQQLQQLLFSLGALFMILLVFGQYPRPSWLLAIPALALQALFNTGISMVMARLAAKTPDIAQLMPFVLRTWMYASGVMWSLDTLLTGDRVPQFVLLALECNPAAVYIDLMRYALIDSFTGAQLPPHVWAVATGWALVCGIGGFVYFWKAEERYGRG is encoded by the coding sequence GTGGTGAGCCAGACAGCAGCCCCGCCGGCCCCGGTGGACCCCGCTTCCCCCCTCCTCCTCCCCGTCCACGCACCCGGTGAGCTGGCCGCGCTCGCCGCCCGGCACGGGCTGACCGTCAGCGGGGCCCGGCCCTCGCTCGGGGAGTACGTCCGGCAGCTCTGGGGGCGCAGGCACTTCATCACCGCGTTCGCCACCGCCAAGCTGACCGCGCAGTACAGCCAGGCGAAGCTCGGCCAGATCTGGCAGATCATGACCCCGCTGCTGAACGCGACGGTCTACTACTTCATCTTCGGCGTCCTGATGAACACCAAGCACGGAGTCCCCGACTACGTGCCCTTCCTCGTCACCGGCGTCTTCATCTGGACCTTCACCTCCAGCTCGATCACGGCGGGCACCCGGGCCATCAGCGGCAACACCGGACTCGTGCGCGCCCTGCACTTCCCGCGCGCCTCCCTGCCGATCGCCCTGGCCCTCCAGCAGCTCCAGCAGCTGCTGTTCTCGCTGGGCGCGCTCTTCATGATCCTGCTCGTGTTCGGCCAGTACCCGCGGCCGTCCTGGCTGCTGGCGATCCCGGCGCTCGCCCTGCAGGCCCTGTTCAACACGGGGATCTCCATGGTCATGGCACGGCTGGCCGCGAAGACCCCCGACATCGCCCAGCTGATGCCCTTCGTCCTGCGGACGTGGATGTACGCGTCGGGCGTGATGTGGAGCCTCGACACACTGCTGACCGGCGACCGGGTCCCGCAGTTCGTCCTGCTGGCCCTCGAGTGCAATCCCGCCGCCGTCTACATCGACCTGATGCGGTACGCGCTCATCGACAGCTTCACCGGGGCGCAGCTGCCCCCGCACGTGTGGGCCGTCGCGACGGGCTGGGCGCTCGTCTGCGGGATCGGCGGTTTCGTGTACTTCTGGAAGGCCGAGGAGCGGTACGGACGTGGCTGA